A DNA window from Aspergillus nidulans FGSC A4 chromosome V contains the following coding sequences:
- a CDS encoding uracil-allantoin-uric acid/H+ furE (transcript_id=CADANIAT00002891) has protein sequence MGLRERLQVKQGDASLATEAVASNKDLDPIPLDSPKRTWRWPSLLGFWVAEAFSISMYQVTSTSVSKGLSAPMAIAAVVVGHILVCIPAMLDGYVGAIFGINFPVYTRASFGMKGSYFAVFVRGIVAIIWFGTQTYQAGQCVSTMLSAIWPSFNHFPNHLPSSGPITSAELLCFFLAIILQAPLLWLKVSKLRYLFIVKTCIMPIFGIVLFAWAVKAANGFGPVFSKPSKITDGTPVAVVFLQCVTSAIGPKATLALNMPDFTRYAKTPREVFWTQAVGLVVLVSLCGVLGATVSSASEVIYGVQTWNPLEVAVLWNNRAAQFFAAFCWCLAAIGTNISANSVSFSNDLALWFPKYVDTRRGAYICALLSILSMPWYIQNSAASFSSFLGGYSLFLGAIAGVIVVDYWVCRGRRLRLRSLYEAHGTHYFTKGVNIRAMISFVCGIAPNLPGLAAVTGQDGVPKGANYLYSCSWLVSIVVSGMVYYLLFFVWPFDVEEKVIVLEGMEEGDRVVRVEEAVVQKKEAVSA, from the exons AGGCGTTTAGTATTAGCATGTATCAAG TGACCTCGACTTCGGTCAGTAAGGGCCTAAGTGCTCCAATGGCCATTGCGGCTGTGGTGGTCGGACATATTCTCGTTTGTATTCCGGCTATGCTTGATGG CTACGTGGGTGCCATCTTTGGCATCAACTTCCCCGTCTACACTCGAGCCAGCTTCGGTATGAAGGGGAGCTACTTCGCCGTCTTCG TTAGAGGGATTGTCGCTATTATCTGGTTTGGCACGCAGACGTACCAGGCCGGCCAATGCGTGTCTACCATGCTAAGCGCCATCTGGCCGTCCTTCAACCACTTCCCTAACCACCTCCCATCCTCCGGCCCAATCACCTCCGCCGAactcctctgcttcttcctcgccatcatcCTGCAAGCGCCACTGCTATGGCTCAAAGTGTCCAAGCTACGATACCTCTTTATCGTGAAAACGTGCATCATGCCGATCTTCGGAATAGTCCTGTTCGCGTGGGCCGTAAAGGCAGCAAACGGCTTCGGGCCGGTCTTTTCCAAACCGTCGAAGATAACCGACGGCACCCCGGTGGCCGTCGTTTTCCTGCAGTGCGTTACCTCGGCCATCGGGCCGAAGGCGACGCTGGCCCTGAACATGCCGGATTTCACGCGGTACGCCAAAACTCCCAGGGAGGTGTTCTGGACGCAGGCCGTGGGACTGGTGGTTCTCGTCTCGCTGTGCGGTGTGCTCGGCGCCACAGTCTCCAGCGCGAGCGAGGTGATCTACGGCGTCCAGACATGGAACCCGCTCGAAGTCGCTGTGCTGTGGAACAACCGTGCAGCACAGTTCTTCGCGGCATTCTGCTGGTGTCTGGCGGCGATCGGCACGAACATCAGCGCGAATAGCGTCTCCTTCTCGAACGACCTGGCCCTCTGGTTTCCCAAGTACGTCGATACCCGTCGCGGGGCGTATATCTGCGCGCTGCTGAGTATCCTCAGTATGCCGTGGTACATTCAAAACAGCGCGGCGAgcttttcatcttttctaGGTGGGTACAGCCTGTTTCTTGGTGCTATTGCTGGGGtgattgtggttgattatTGGGTTTGTCGGGGGCGGAGACTTCGATTGCGCTCACTGTACGAAGCTCATGGTACGCACTACTTCACCAAAGGTGTGAATATACGCGCCATGATCTCGTTTGTCTGCGGCATCGCGCCGAATCTGCCTGGTTTGGCTGCGGTGACAGGGCAAGACGGCGTGCCGAAGGGAGCGAATTACTTGTACAGCTGCAGTTGGTTGGTGAGCATTGTTGTTTCTGGGATGGTCTATTACTTGCTGTTTTTTGTCTGGCCGTTTGATGTTGAAGAGAAAGTCATTGTGCTTgagggaatggaggaggGAGATAGGGTTGttagggttgaggaggcggtggtgcagaagaaggaggctgtcTCTGCATAG